Proteins encoded in a region of the Neodiprion virginianus isolate iyNeoVirg1 chromosome 2, iyNeoVirg1.1, whole genome shotgun sequence genome:
- the LOC124297430 gene encoding differentially expressed in FDCP 8 homolog isoform X3: MSVHVKPSSNMVDIRSQNDAEHDKKFEQDPGHRCGTGASTPSSLSDYITSDADDSSDGRCAAPFTLRSIETQLVLTRDATPTDLREMVKRCKEMVMESAECSEERKWLVRRLIELRLRAQELREVSVENLLETCVILGHHLAPQKNHAVTYGPIYCDNCSAAVWTMLQSWYMCNDCGFCCHAKCLTATCRVCAHIVASEAGGYTFTKDICPERGLSAQLYRCAECNASITFTFTKGLFLSCFGSPFKYTEAAWIEPRLCDYTGLYYCQRCHWNTTAPIPARIIRNWDMEPRKVSRAAAQLLEILEQRPVLNLEQLNPKLFTLVPDLSLVKKLREELQMIKRYLVFCPNADNEGLPWRAGLRSHMVENSGSYAIKDLIDLQNGTLIEEIRAAHDAMRKHVAENCDLCRARGHLCELCGNDEVIYPWDAGSFSCPECSTVYHRACWAKRNHHCSKCSRIQKRLALNQWQGDGNLQVSTQIDETKDILNLKYTLYCAEGPSVNYIISGQCYVCLVTGEGEGHFRASIT; encoded by the exons ATGTCAGTACATGTGAAGCCAAGTTCCAATATGGTTGACATTAGAAGTCAGAATGATGCTGAGCATGACAAGAAATTCGAGCAAGACCCGGGTCATAGATGTGGAACTGGTGCTTCCACTCCATCCTCTCTGTCTGATTATATCACTAGTGACGCCGATGACAGTTCTGACGGTAGATGTGCCGCACCATTTACATTGAGATCCATTGAAACGCAACTCGTTTTGACAAGG GATGCCACGCCAACGGATCTGCGGGAAATGGTCAAACGTTGTAAAGAAATGGTGATGGAAAGTGCAGAATGCAGTGAAGAACGCAAATGGCTCGTCAGACGTCTCATTGAATTACGTCTGCGGGCTCAAGAACTAAGAGAAGTATCCGTTGAGAATCTACTAGAAACCTGCGTTATTCTAGGACATCATTTGGCACCGCAAaaaaatcatgcagtcacatATGGGCCAATTTATTGCGATAATTGCAGTGCTGCTGTGTGGACAATGCTTCAATCCTGGTATATGTGTAATG ATTGTGGATTTTGCTGTCATGCGAAGTGTCTAACCGCCACCTGCCGAGTCTGTGCGCATATTGTTGCCAGTGAAGCTGGTGGATATACATTTACGAAGGATATATGTCCCGAGCGTGGTCTCTCAGCACAGTTGTACAGATGCGCCGAATGCAATGCCAGCATAACGTTTA CTTTCACCAAAGGATTATTTCTGTCGTGTTTTGGAAGTCCCTTCAAATACACAG AGGCTGCCTGGATAGAACCACGCCTTTGCGACTATACTGGATTGTATTATTGTCAACGCTGCCATTGGAATACTACTGCTCCCATACCTGCCCGCATAATTCGAAATTGGGATATGGAACCTCGAAAGGTGTCTCGAGCAGCTGCTCAGCTGTTGGAAATTCTAGAACAGCGTCCAGTCTTGAATCTAGAGCAGCTAAATCCAAAATTGTTCACATTGGTTCCAGATTTGTCACTGGTCAAG aaGCTACGTGAAGAATTGCAGATGATTAAACGGTACTTGGTATTTTGCCCAAATGCAGATAACGAAGGATTGCCATGGCGTGCTGGCTTGCGGTCACATATGGTAGAAAATTCCGGCAGCTACGCAATCAAAGATTTGATCGATCTTCAGAATGGAACGCTTATAGAGGAAATTCGAGCTGCGCATGATGCTATGCGTAAACATGTCGCAGAAAACTGTGATTTGTGTAGAGCAAG GGGGCATTTGTGCGAGTTATGCGGTAATGATGAGGTGATATATCCTTGGGATGCTGGTTCGTTTTCATGTCCTGAGTGTTCGACGGTCTATCACCGTGCTTGTTGGGCAAAGCGCAATCATCATTGTTCAAAATGTTCTCGTATTCAGAAGCGACTTGCTTTAAACCAATGGCAGGGAGACGGTAACTTGCAGGTTTCCACACAAATAGATGAGACGAAAG ACATTCTGAATCTAAAGTACACATTGTACTGTGCAGAGGGGCCGTCCGTAAACTACATAATCTCAGGGCAGTGTTATGTATGTCTTGTTACAGGAGAGGGGGAGGGCCATTTCAGAGCCTCTATTACATAA
- the LOC124297430 gene encoding differentially expressed in FDCP 8 homolog isoform X2: MSVHVKPSSNMVDIRSQNDAEHDKKFEQDPGHRCGTGASTPSSLSDYITSDADDSSDGRCAAPFTLRSIETQLVLTRDATPTDLREMVKRCKEMVMESAECSEERKWLVRRLIELRLRAQELREVSVENLLETCVILGHHLAPQKNHAVTYGPIYCDNCSAAVWTMLQSWYMCNDCGFCCHAKCLTATCRVCAHIVASEAGGYTFTKDICPERGLSAQLYRCAECNASITFNKLIHCFFLQAFTKGLFLSCFGSPFKYTEAAWIEPRLCDYTGLYYCQRCHWNTTAPIPARIIRNWDMEPRKVSRAAAQLLEILEQRPVLNLEQLNPKLFTLVPDLSLVKLREELQMIKRYLVFCPNADNEGLPWRAGLRSHMVENSGSYAIKDLIDLQNGTLIEEIRAAHDAMRKHVAENCDLCRARGHLCELCGNDEVIYPWDAGSFSCPECSTVYHRACWAKRNHHCSKCSRIQKRLALNQWQGDGNLQVSTQIDETKDILNLKYTLYCAEGPSVNYIISGQCYVCLVTGEGEGHFRASIT, from the exons ATGTCAGTACATGTGAAGCCAAGTTCCAATATGGTTGACATTAGAAGTCAGAATGATGCTGAGCATGACAAGAAATTCGAGCAAGACCCGGGTCATAGATGTGGAACTGGTGCTTCCACTCCATCCTCTCTGTCTGATTATATCACTAGTGACGCCGATGACAGTTCTGACGGTAGATGTGCCGCACCATTTACATTGAGATCCATTGAAACGCAACTCGTTTTGACAAGG GATGCCACGCCAACGGATCTGCGGGAAATGGTCAAACGTTGTAAAGAAATGGTGATGGAAAGTGCAGAATGCAGTGAAGAACGCAAATGGCTCGTCAGACGTCTCATTGAATTACGTCTGCGGGCTCAAGAACTAAGAGAAGTATCCGTTGAGAATCTACTAGAAACCTGCGTTATTCTAGGACATCATTTGGCACCGCAAaaaaatcatgcagtcacatATGGGCCAATTTATTGCGATAATTGCAGTGCTGCTGTGTGGACAATGCTTCAATCCTGGTATATGTGTAATG ATTGTGGATTTTGCTGTCATGCGAAGTGTCTAACCGCCACCTGCCGAGTCTGTGCGCATATTGTTGCCAGTGAAGCTGGTGGATATACATTTACGAAGGATATATGTCCCGAGCGTGGTCTCTCAGCACAGTTGTACAGATGCGCCGAATGCAATGCCAGCATAACGTTTA ATAAATTGatacattgtttttttctgcAAGCTTTCACCAAAGGATTATTTCTGTCGTGTTTTGGAAGTCCCTTCAAATACACAG AGGCTGCCTGGATAGAACCACGCCTTTGCGACTATACTGGATTGTATTATTGTCAACGCTGCCATTGGAATACTACTGCTCCCATACCTGCCCGCATAATTCGAAATTGGGATATGGAACCTCGAAAGGTGTCTCGAGCAGCTGCTCAGCTGTTGGAAATTCTAGAACAGCGTCCAGTCTTGAATCTAGAGCAGCTAAATCCAAAATTGTTCACATTGGTTCCAGATTTGTCACTGGTCAAG CTACGTGAAGAATTGCAGATGATTAAACGGTACTTGGTATTTTGCCCAAATGCAGATAACGAAGGATTGCCATGGCGTGCTGGCTTGCGGTCACATATGGTAGAAAATTCCGGCAGCTACGCAATCAAAGATTTGATCGATCTTCAGAATGGAACGCTTATAGAGGAAATTCGAGCTGCGCATGATGCTATGCGTAAACATGTCGCAGAAAACTGTGATTTGTGTAGAGCAAG GGGGCATTTGTGCGAGTTATGCGGTAATGATGAGGTGATATATCCTTGGGATGCTGGTTCGTTTTCATGTCCTGAGTGTTCGACGGTCTATCACCGTGCTTGTTGGGCAAAGCGCAATCATCATTGTTCAAAATGTTCTCGTATTCAGAAGCGACTTGCTTTAAACCAATGGCAGGGAGACGGTAACTTGCAGGTTTCCACACAAATAGATGAGACGAAAG ACATTCTGAATCTAAAGTACACATTGTACTGTGCAGAGGGGCCGTCCGTAAACTACATAATCTCAGGGCAGTGTTATGTATGTCTTGTTACAGGAGAGGGGGAGGGCCATTTCAGAGCCTCTATTACATAA
- the LOC124297430 gene encoding differentially expressed in FDCP 8 homolog isoform X7: MSVHVKPSSNMVDIRSQNDAEHDKKFEQDPGHRCGTGASTPSSLSDYITSDADDSSDGRCAAPFTLRSIETQLVLTRDATPTDLREMVKRCKEMVMESAECSEERKWLVRRLIELRLRAQELREVSVENLLETCVILGHHLAPQKNHAVTYGPIYCDNCSAAVWTMLQSWYMCNDCGFCCHAKCLTATCRVCAHIVASEAGGYTFTKDICPERGLSAQLYRCAECNASITFNKLIHCFFLQAFTKGLFLSCFGSPFKYTEAAWIEPRLCDYTGLYYCQRCHWNTTAPIPARIIRNWDMEPRKVSRAAAQLLEILEQRPVLNLEQLNPKLFTLVPDLSLVKKLREELQMIKRYLVFCPNADNEGLPWRAGLRSHMVENSGSYAIKDLIDLQNGTLIEEIRAAHDAMRKHVAENCDLCRARGHLCELCGNDEVIYPWDAGSFSCPECSTVYHRACWAKRNHHCSKCSRIQKRLALNQWQGDGNLQVSTQIDETKEKLSRNLSN; the protein is encoded by the exons ATGTCAGTACATGTGAAGCCAAGTTCCAATATGGTTGACATTAGAAGTCAGAATGATGCTGAGCATGACAAGAAATTCGAGCAAGACCCGGGTCATAGATGTGGAACTGGTGCTTCCACTCCATCCTCTCTGTCTGATTATATCACTAGTGACGCCGATGACAGTTCTGACGGTAGATGTGCCGCACCATTTACATTGAGATCCATTGAAACGCAACTCGTTTTGACAAGG GATGCCACGCCAACGGATCTGCGGGAAATGGTCAAACGTTGTAAAGAAATGGTGATGGAAAGTGCAGAATGCAGTGAAGAACGCAAATGGCTCGTCAGACGTCTCATTGAATTACGTCTGCGGGCTCAAGAACTAAGAGAAGTATCCGTTGAGAATCTACTAGAAACCTGCGTTATTCTAGGACATCATTTGGCACCGCAAaaaaatcatgcagtcacatATGGGCCAATTTATTGCGATAATTGCAGTGCTGCTGTGTGGACAATGCTTCAATCCTGGTATATGTGTAATG ATTGTGGATTTTGCTGTCATGCGAAGTGTCTAACCGCCACCTGCCGAGTCTGTGCGCATATTGTTGCCAGTGAAGCTGGTGGATATACATTTACGAAGGATATATGTCCCGAGCGTGGTCTCTCAGCACAGTTGTACAGATGCGCCGAATGCAATGCCAGCATAACGTTTA ATAAATTGatacattgtttttttctgcAAGCTTTCACCAAAGGATTATTTCTGTCGTGTTTTGGAAGTCCCTTCAAATACACAG AGGCTGCCTGGATAGAACCACGCCTTTGCGACTATACTGGATTGTATTATTGTCAACGCTGCCATTGGAATACTACTGCTCCCATACCTGCCCGCATAATTCGAAATTGGGATATGGAACCTCGAAAGGTGTCTCGAGCAGCTGCTCAGCTGTTGGAAATTCTAGAACAGCGTCCAGTCTTGAATCTAGAGCAGCTAAATCCAAAATTGTTCACATTGGTTCCAGATTTGTCACTGGTCAAG aaGCTACGTGAAGAATTGCAGATGATTAAACGGTACTTGGTATTTTGCCCAAATGCAGATAACGAAGGATTGCCATGGCGTGCTGGCTTGCGGTCACATATGGTAGAAAATTCCGGCAGCTACGCAATCAAAGATTTGATCGATCTTCAGAATGGAACGCTTATAGAGGAAATTCGAGCTGCGCATGATGCTATGCGTAAACATGTCGCAGAAAACTGTGATTTGTGTAGAGCAAG GGGGCATTTGTGCGAGTTATGCGGTAATGATGAGGTGATATATCCTTGGGATGCTGGTTCGTTTTCATGTCCTGAGTGTTCGACGGTCTATCACCGTGCTTGTTGGGCAAAGCGCAATCATCATTGTTCAAAATGTTCTCGTATTCAGAAGCGACTTGCTTTAAACCAATGGCAGGGAGACGGTAACTTGCAGGTTTCCACACAAATAGATGAGACGAAAG AGAAGCTTTCGAGGAACTTGAGTAACTAG
- the LOC124297430 gene encoding differentially expressed in FDCP 8 homolog isoform X1, with amino-acid sequence MSVHVKPSSNMVDIRSQNDAEHDKKFEQDPGHRCGTGASTPSSLSDYITSDADDSSDGRCAAPFTLRSIETQLVLTRDATPTDLREMVKRCKEMVMESAECSEERKWLVRRLIELRLRAQELREVSVENLLETCVILGHHLAPQKNHAVTYGPIYCDNCSAAVWTMLQSWYMCNDCGFCCHAKCLTATCRVCAHIVASEAGGYTFTKDICPERGLSAQLYRCAECNASITFNKLIHCFFLQAFTKGLFLSCFGSPFKYTEAAWIEPRLCDYTGLYYCQRCHWNTTAPIPARIIRNWDMEPRKVSRAAAQLLEILEQRPVLNLEQLNPKLFTLVPDLSLVKKLREELQMIKRYLVFCPNADNEGLPWRAGLRSHMVENSGSYAIKDLIDLQNGTLIEEIRAAHDAMRKHVAENCDLCRARGHLCELCGNDEVIYPWDAGSFSCPECSTVYHRACWAKRNHHCSKCSRIQKRLALNQWQGDGNLQVSTQIDETKDILNLKYTLYCAEGPSVNYIISGQCYVCLVTGEGEGHFRASIT; translated from the exons ATGTCAGTACATGTGAAGCCAAGTTCCAATATGGTTGACATTAGAAGTCAGAATGATGCTGAGCATGACAAGAAATTCGAGCAAGACCCGGGTCATAGATGTGGAACTGGTGCTTCCACTCCATCCTCTCTGTCTGATTATATCACTAGTGACGCCGATGACAGTTCTGACGGTAGATGTGCCGCACCATTTACATTGAGATCCATTGAAACGCAACTCGTTTTGACAAGG GATGCCACGCCAACGGATCTGCGGGAAATGGTCAAACGTTGTAAAGAAATGGTGATGGAAAGTGCAGAATGCAGTGAAGAACGCAAATGGCTCGTCAGACGTCTCATTGAATTACGTCTGCGGGCTCAAGAACTAAGAGAAGTATCCGTTGAGAATCTACTAGAAACCTGCGTTATTCTAGGACATCATTTGGCACCGCAAaaaaatcatgcagtcacatATGGGCCAATTTATTGCGATAATTGCAGTGCTGCTGTGTGGACAATGCTTCAATCCTGGTATATGTGTAATG ATTGTGGATTTTGCTGTCATGCGAAGTGTCTAACCGCCACCTGCCGAGTCTGTGCGCATATTGTTGCCAGTGAAGCTGGTGGATATACATTTACGAAGGATATATGTCCCGAGCGTGGTCTCTCAGCACAGTTGTACAGATGCGCCGAATGCAATGCCAGCATAACGTTTA ATAAATTGatacattgtttttttctgcAAGCTTTCACCAAAGGATTATTTCTGTCGTGTTTTGGAAGTCCCTTCAAATACACAG AGGCTGCCTGGATAGAACCACGCCTTTGCGACTATACTGGATTGTATTATTGTCAACGCTGCCATTGGAATACTACTGCTCCCATACCTGCCCGCATAATTCGAAATTGGGATATGGAACCTCGAAAGGTGTCTCGAGCAGCTGCTCAGCTGTTGGAAATTCTAGAACAGCGTCCAGTCTTGAATCTAGAGCAGCTAAATCCAAAATTGTTCACATTGGTTCCAGATTTGTCACTGGTCAAG aaGCTACGTGAAGAATTGCAGATGATTAAACGGTACTTGGTATTTTGCCCAAATGCAGATAACGAAGGATTGCCATGGCGTGCTGGCTTGCGGTCACATATGGTAGAAAATTCCGGCAGCTACGCAATCAAAGATTTGATCGATCTTCAGAATGGAACGCTTATAGAGGAAATTCGAGCTGCGCATGATGCTATGCGTAAACATGTCGCAGAAAACTGTGATTTGTGTAGAGCAAG GGGGCATTTGTGCGAGTTATGCGGTAATGATGAGGTGATATATCCTTGGGATGCTGGTTCGTTTTCATGTCCTGAGTGTTCGACGGTCTATCACCGTGCTTGTTGGGCAAAGCGCAATCATCATTGTTCAAAATGTTCTCGTATTCAGAAGCGACTTGCTTTAAACCAATGGCAGGGAGACGGTAACTTGCAGGTTTCCACACAAATAGATGAGACGAAAG ACATTCTGAATCTAAAGTACACATTGTACTGTGCAGAGGGGCCGTCCGTAAACTACATAATCTCAGGGCAGTGTTATGTATGTCTTGTTACAGGAGAGGGGGAGGGCCATTTCAGAGCCTCTATTACATAA
- the LOC124297430 gene encoding differentially expressed in FDCP 8 homolog isoform X4 translates to MSVHVKPSSNMVDIRSQNDAEHDKKFEQDPGHRCGTGASTPSSLSDYITSDADDSSDGRCAAPFTLRSIETQLVLTRDATPTDLREMVKRCKEMVMESAECSEERKWLVRRLIELRLRAQELREVSVENLLETCVILGHHLAPQKNHAVTYGPIYCDNCSAAVWTMLQSWYMCNDCGFCCHAKCLTATCRVCAHIVASEAGGYTFTKDICPERGLSAQLYRCAECNASITFKAAWIEPRLCDYTGLYYCQRCHWNTTAPIPARIIRNWDMEPRKVSRAAAQLLEILEQRPVLNLEQLNPKLFTLVPDLSLVKKLREELQMIKRYLVFCPNADNEGLPWRAGLRSHMVENSGSYAIKDLIDLQNGTLIEEIRAAHDAMRKHVAENCDLCRARGHLCELCGNDEVIYPWDAGSFSCPECSTVYHRACWAKRNHHCSKCSRIQKRLALNQWQGDGNLQVSTQIDETKDILNLKYTLYCAEGPSVNYIISGQCYVCLVTGEGEGHFRASIT, encoded by the exons ATGTCAGTACATGTGAAGCCAAGTTCCAATATGGTTGACATTAGAAGTCAGAATGATGCTGAGCATGACAAGAAATTCGAGCAAGACCCGGGTCATAGATGTGGAACTGGTGCTTCCACTCCATCCTCTCTGTCTGATTATATCACTAGTGACGCCGATGACAGTTCTGACGGTAGATGTGCCGCACCATTTACATTGAGATCCATTGAAACGCAACTCGTTTTGACAAGG GATGCCACGCCAACGGATCTGCGGGAAATGGTCAAACGTTGTAAAGAAATGGTGATGGAAAGTGCAGAATGCAGTGAAGAACGCAAATGGCTCGTCAGACGTCTCATTGAATTACGTCTGCGGGCTCAAGAACTAAGAGAAGTATCCGTTGAGAATCTACTAGAAACCTGCGTTATTCTAGGACATCATTTGGCACCGCAAaaaaatcatgcagtcacatATGGGCCAATTTATTGCGATAATTGCAGTGCTGCTGTGTGGACAATGCTTCAATCCTGGTATATGTGTAATG ATTGTGGATTTTGCTGTCATGCGAAGTGTCTAACCGCCACCTGCCGAGTCTGTGCGCATATTGTTGCCAGTGAAGCTGGTGGATATACATTTACGAAGGATATATGTCCCGAGCGTGGTCTCTCAGCACAGTTGTACAGATGCGCCGAATGCAATGCCAGCATAACGTTTA AGGCTGCCTGGATAGAACCACGCCTTTGCGACTATACTGGATTGTATTATTGTCAACGCTGCCATTGGAATACTACTGCTCCCATACCTGCCCGCATAATTCGAAATTGGGATATGGAACCTCGAAAGGTGTCTCGAGCAGCTGCTCAGCTGTTGGAAATTCTAGAACAGCGTCCAGTCTTGAATCTAGAGCAGCTAAATCCAAAATTGTTCACATTGGTTCCAGATTTGTCACTGGTCAAG aaGCTACGTGAAGAATTGCAGATGATTAAACGGTACTTGGTATTTTGCCCAAATGCAGATAACGAAGGATTGCCATGGCGTGCTGGCTTGCGGTCACATATGGTAGAAAATTCCGGCAGCTACGCAATCAAAGATTTGATCGATCTTCAGAATGGAACGCTTATAGAGGAAATTCGAGCTGCGCATGATGCTATGCGTAAACATGTCGCAGAAAACTGTGATTTGTGTAGAGCAAG GGGGCATTTGTGCGAGTTATGCGGTAATGATGAGGTGATATATCCTTGGGATGCTGGTTCGTTTTCATGTCCTGAGTGTTCGACGGTCTATCACCGTGCTTGTTGGGCAAAGCGCAATCATCATTGTTCAAAATGTTCTCGTATTCAGAAGCGACTTGCTTTAAACCAATGGCAGGGAGACGGTAACTTGCAGGTTTCCACACAAATAGATGAGACGAAAG ACATTCTGAATCTAAAGTACACATTGTACTGTGCAGAGGGGCCGTCCGTAAACTACATAATCTCAGGGCAGTGTTATGTATGTCTTGTTACAGGAGAGGGGGAGGGCCATTTCAGAGCCTCTATTACATAA
- the LOC124297430 gene encoding differentially expressed in FDCP 8 homolog isoform X6, translated as MSVHVKPSSNMVDIRSQNDAEHDKKFEQDPGHRCGTGASTPSSLSDYITSDADDSSDGRCAAPFTLRSIETQLVLTRDATPTDLREMVKRCKEMVMESAECSEERKWLVRRLIELRLRAQELREVSVENLLETCVILGHHLAPQKNHAVTYGPIYCDNCSAAVWTMLQSWYMCNDCGFCCHAKCLTATCRVCAHIVASEAGGYTFTKDICPERGLSAQLYRCAECNASITFNKLIHCFFLQAFTKGLFLSCFGSPFKYTEAAWIEPRLCDYTGLYYCQRCHWNTTAPIPARIIRNWDMEPRKVSRAAAQLLEILEQRPVLNLEQLNPKLFTLVPDLSLVKKLREELQMIKRYLVFCPNADNEGLPWRAGLRSHMVENSGSYAIKDLIDLQNGTLIEEIRAAHDAMRKHVAENCDLCRARGHLCELCGNDEVIYPWDAGSFSCPECSTVYHRACWAKRNHHCSKCSRIQKRLALNQWQGDGNLQVSTQIDETKGEGEGHFRASIT; from the exons ATGTCAGTACATGTGAAGCCAAGTTCCAATATGGTTGACATTAGAAGTCAGAATGATGCTGAGCATGACAAGAAATTCGAGCAAGACCCGGGTCATAGATGTGGAACTGGTGCTTCCACTCCATCCTCTCTGTCTGATTATATCACTAGTGACGCCGATGACAGTTCTGACGGTAGATGTGCCGCACCATTTACATTGAGATCCATTGAAACGCAACTCGTTTTGACAAGG GATGCCACGCCAACGGATCTGCGGGAAATGGTCAAACGTTGTAAAGAAATGGTGATGGAAAGTGCAGAATGCAGTGAAGAACGCAAATGGCTCGTCAGACGTCTCATTGAATTACGTCTGCGGGCTCAAGAACTAAGAGAAGTATCCGTTGAGAATCTACTAGAAACCTGCGTTATTCTAGGACATCATTTGGCACCGCAAaaaaatcatgcagtcacatATGGGCCAATTTATTGCGATAATTGCAGTGCTGCTGTGTGGACAATGCTTCAATCCTGGTATATGTGTAATG ATTGTGGATTTTGCTGTCATGCGAAGTGTCTAACCGCCACCTGCCGAGTCTGTGCGCATATTGTTGCCAGTGAAGCTGGTGGATATACATTTACGAAGGATATATGTCCCGAGCGTGGTCTCTCAGCACAGTTGTACAGATGCGCCGAATGCAATGCCAGCATAACGTTTA ATAAATTGatacattgtttttttctgcAAGCTTTCACCAAAGGATTATTTCTGTCGTGTTTTGGAAGTCCCTTCAAATACACAG AGGCTGCCTGGATAGAACCACGCCTTTGCGACTATACTGGATTGTATTATTGTCAACGCTGCCATTGGAATACTACTGCTCCCATACCTGCCCGCATAATTCGAAATTGGGATATGGAACCTCGAAAGGTGTCTCGAGCAGCTGCTCAGCTGTTGGAAATTCTAGAACAGCGTCCAGTCTTGAATCTAGAGCAGCTAAATCCAAAATTGTTCACATTGGTTCCAGATTTGTCACTGGTCAAG aaGCTACGTGAAGAATTGCAGATGATTAAACGGTACTTGGTATTTTGCCCAAATGCAGATAACGAAGGATTGCCATGGCGTGCTGGCTTGCGGTCACATATGGTAGAAAATTCCGGCAGCTACGCAATCAAAGATTTGATCGATCTTCAGAATGGAACGCTTATAGAGGAAATTCGAGCTGCGCATGATGCTATGCGTAAACATGTCGCAGAAAACTGTGATTTGTGTAGAGCAAG GGGGCATTTGTGCGAGTTATGCGGTAATGATGAGGTGATATATCCTTGGGATGCTGGTTCGTTTTCATGTCCTGAGTGTTCGACGGTCTATCACCGTGCTTGTTGGGCAAAGCGCAATCATCATTGTTCAAAATGTTCTCGTATTCAGAAGCGACTTGCTTTAAACCAATGGCAGGGAGACGGTAACTTGCAGGTTTCCACACAAATAGATGAGACGAAAG GAGAGGGGGAGGGCCATTTCAGAGCCTCTATTACATAA